A single region of the Halobacterium wangiae genome encodes:
- a CDS encoding restriction endonuclease, with the protein MFEEMDEPAFPKFLAAFWAEKGWNTSVTANNDGTYLVAGDKDSGSRGLIGVRPSAETEIGASEVEDFAAFCDKKGVDVRVMATRGRFTTGARSAADAGNVHLLDPNELASAVRDEGVEELVGKFTGGGGGGGSLFDSLPFPVPSGLPSGVPVVPIAAAVVVVLAAVFAGPTLLGFVPFVGGGGGGGAADAGPPFTAMSLANSGNATANGTANVTTVQWDARVQDTVGNYSARPNETFVVVQFNATAGDEITTLRPGNFVLHVDGRNRAPQTFQNTTNAFKAKLLPTRIAPGETSSAAVVFSVPEDFDGATLVETYDGPGVRFERAELTFDVE; encoded by the coding sequence ATGTTCGAAGAGATGGACGAACCGGCGTTCCCCAAGTTCCTCGCCGCGTTCTGGGCGGAGAAGGGGTGGAACACGTCGGTTACCGCCAACAACGACGGCACGTACCTCGTCGCCGGCGACAAGGACAGTGGTAGCCGCGGGCTCATCGGCGTGCGGCCGAGCGCCGAGACGGAGATCGGTGCCTCGGAGGTCGAGGACTTCGCGGCGTTCTGCGACAAGAAAGGAGTGGACGTGCGCGTGATGGCGACCCGCGGACGCTTCACGACCGGCGCGCGCAGCGCCGCCGACGCCGGGAACGTCCACCTGCTGGACCCGAACGAACTGGCCTCGGCCGTCCGCGACGAGGGCGTCGAGGAACTCGTCGGCAAGTTCACGGGCGGGGGTGGCGGTGGCGGGTCGCTGTTCGACAGCCTCCCGTTCCCGGTGCCCAGCGGGTTGCCGAGCGGGGTTCCGGTGGTCCCCATCGCGGCCGCCGTCGTCGTCGTACTCGCGGCGGTGTTCGCCGGGCCGACGCTGCTCGGCTTCGTCCCGTTCGTCGGCGGCGGGGGCGGCGGTGGCGCGGCGGACGCCGGCCCGCCGTTCACGGCAATGTCGCTGGCGAACTCGGGGAACGCGACGGCCAACGGCACGGCGAACGTGACGACGGTGCAGTGGGACGCCCGCGTCCAGGACACCGTCGGGAACTACAGCGCGCGGCCGAACGAGACGTTCGTCGTCGTCCAGTTCAACGCGACGGCTGGCGACGAGATCACGACGCTGCGACCAGGGAACTTCGTGTTGCACGTCGACGGCAGGAACCGGGCGCCCCAGACGTTCCAGAACACGACCAACGCGTTCAAGGCCAAACTACTGCCGACGCGGATCGCGCCCGGGGAGACGTCCAGTGCGGCCGTCGTGTTCTCCGTGCCGGAGGACTTCGACGGGGCGACGCTCGTCGAGACGTACGACGGCCCGGGGGTCCGGTTCGAGCGCGCGGAGCTCACCTTCGACGTCGAGTAG
- a CDS encoding DUF7282 domain-containing protein, with product MTRTATAVVVALLVVASGVAVVPTTATATDESASFGEGYVTVERGETASIKVSHSAAANLTIGGETDGFEVVVPLGGSGTDTVEFDTYRTTSSNPDDFLSVNGATLVSRPLEDAIEPGKYQLEVTIDGVTQAVGNLEVTPRGETVGTSGVLPADVDFEEASAGDVHGRVSLRENVAHGDYAAFVVNESGLGWAVEDDGSLADELTAEIVELDPETNTVADEFSGGDLRVVSQVEDHDRFLVLWDTDQVERHRSSNNTYEFRLTLEEHSNLVEEDERLVERRTRVVEPTMTLTAEPSFTLTPWDDATMRVDGQTNVAPTTTLDVRALQETPNSYLWKNVVDVSENGTFTANFDFSAATPPTSFPLWVREYRDLSEQTVELTTAEATVTFESQQVDNGTVAAQNVTVSHGGFVRLTANNTTIGATEYVSSGSYESVRVPLNDSLENATVVTATVVADRNRNGSLDASDTPYEFDGAPVADNATVLPDPDDSTDDQTTTAANRTETTSNLDVDESDPLTPDPDAGDGSGSSGGFVPLSPLTAVVALAAAALLAGRR from the coding sequence ATGACACGTACCGCCACCGCCGTCGTCGTCGCGCTGCTCGTCGTCGCGTCCGGAGTCGCCGTCGTCCCCACGACGGCCACGGCGACCGACGAGTCTGCGTCGTTCGGTGAGGGCTACGTCACGGTCGAGCGCGGGGAGACCGCGTCGATCAAGGTCAGCCACTCCGCGGCGGCCAACCTCACCATCGGCGGTGAGACCGACGGCTTCGAGGTCGTCGTCCCCCTGGGCGGGTCGGGCACCGACACCGTCGAGTTCGACACGTACCGCACCACGTCGAGCAACCCCGACGACTTCCTCTCGGTGAACGGCGCGACCCTGGTGTCGCGGCCGCTCGAGGACGCCATCGAACCCGGCAAGTACCAGCTGGAGGTCACCATCGACGGCGTCACGCAGGCTGTCGGCAACCTCGAGGTGACGCCCCGCGGCGAGACCGTCGGGACGTCGGGCGTCCTCCCCGCGGACGTCGACTTCGAGGAGGCGAGCGCGGGCGACGTCCACGGCCGCGTCTCGCTGCGAGAGAACGTCGCCCACGGCGACTACGCGGCGTTCGTCGTCAACGAGAGTGGACTGGGGTGGGCAGTCGAGGACGACGGGAGCCTCGCGGACGAGCTGACCGCGGAGATTGTCGAACTCGACCCCGAGACGAACACGGTCGCCGACGAGTTCTCGGGCGGCGACCTCCGGGTCGTCTCCCAGGTCGAGGACCACGACCGGTTCCTGGTGCTGTGGGACACCGACCAGGTCGAACGTCACCGCAGTTCGAACAACACCTACGAGTTCCGGCTCACACTCGAGGAGCACAGCAACCTCGTCGAGGAGGACGAGCGACTCGTCGAGCGACGGACGAGAGTGGTCGAGCCCACGATGACGCTGACCGCGGAGCCGTCGTTCACGCTCACCCCGTGGGACGACGCGACGATGCGGGTGGACGGACAGACGAACGTCGCGCCGACCACGACCCTCGACGTCCGCGCGCTCCAGGAGACGCCGAACTCCTACCTCTGGAAGAACGTCGTCGACGTCTCGGAGAACGGCACGTTCACCGCGAACTTCGACTTCTCGGCGGCGACGCCACCGACGTCGTTCCCGCTGTGGGTGCGCGAGTACCGGGATCTGAGCGAGCAGACCGTCGAGTTGACGACGGCGGAGGCGACGGTGACCTTCGAGTCCCAGCAGGTCGACAACGGCACGGTGGCCGCTCAGAACGTGACCGTCTCCCACGGCGGGTTCGTCCGCCTCACGGCGAACAACACGACCATCGGCGCTACGGAGTACGTCTCGTCGGGTTCCTACGAGTCGGTCCGCGTCCCGCTAAACGACTCCCTGGAGAACGCGACGGTGGTGACGGCGACGGTCGTCGCGGACAGGAACCGCAACGGCTCGCTCGACGCCAGTGACACGCCGTACGAGTTCGACGGAGCGCCCGTCGCGGACAACGCGACGGTGCTCCCCGACCCCGACGATTCGACCGACGACCAGACGACGACCGCGGCGAACCGGACCGAGACGACGTCGAACCTCGACGTCGACGAGAGCGACCCGCTGACCCCGGACCCCGACGCGGGCGACGGCAGCGGGTCGTCGGGTGGGTTCGTGCCGCTATCGCCGCTCACGGCGGTCGTGGCGCTGGCTGCGGCGGCACTGCTCGCGGGGCGACGGTGA
- a CDS encoding nicotinate-nucleotide--dimethylbenzimidazole phosphoribosyltransferase, producing the protein MEATPQTLFVLVAGSTRTASIDGISAAGADPALMAHTPSADAEILTYGRPVRAPVVPVSPTGCPTPAVVTRAVRERVGFDVVVVDGGLSEPVGAPTVDAGASPGRDVRSEVAVPDAEDAFSSARRLGRDLPADRLVVAETIPGGTTTAMGVLAALGERRAVSSSLPENPVAQKRAVVEDGLAASGLAAGDLAGCPVEAVRQMGDPVLGVVAGIAAGALDAGTETLLAGGTQLAAAGALVRHSGRDAPLALATTSFVAADDSAAVRGIAADNDLDVTVTDPGFEARADHPAMAAYLAGEAKEGVGMGGALALAAEAGADGDAVRESVVDVYDRVTAAE; encoded by the coding sequence ATGGAAGCGACGCCGCAGACGCTGTTCGTCCTCGTCGCCGGGTCGACCCGGACGGCGAGCATCGACGGCATCAGCGCCGCCGGAGCCGACCCGGCGCTGATGGCGCACACGCCGAGCGCGGACGCCGAGATCCTGACCTACGGCCGGCCGGTCCGCGCGCCGGTCGTTCCCGTCAGCCCCACGGGCTGCCCGACGCCGGCGGTCGTCACGCGTGCCGTCCGCGAACGCGTCGGCTTCGACGTCGTGGTCGTGGACGGCGGGCTCTCGGAACCGGTCGGCGCGCCGACCGTGGACGCGGGTGCGTCGCCCGGACGCGACGTCCGGAGTGAGGTGGCCGTCCCCGACGCCGAGGACGCGTTCTCGAGCGCTCGACGGCTTGGGCGGGACCTGCCAGCCGACCGCCTCGTCGTCGCCGAGACGATACCGGGCGGCACGACGACGGCGATGGGCGTGCTCGCCGCGCTGGGCGAGCGCCGCGCGGTCTCCTCCTCGCTGCCGGAGAACCCGGTGGCACAGAAGCGAGCGGTCGTCGAAGACGGGTTGGCAGCGAGCGGCCTCGCGGCTGGCGACCTCGCCGGCTGCCCGGTCGAGGCAGTCCGCCAGATGGGCGACCCCGTCCTCGGCGTGGTCGCGGGCATAGCGGCGGGCGCACTCGACGCCGGGACGGAGACGCTCCTCGCGGGCGGGACGCAGCTGGCCGCCGCCGGCGCACTGGTCCGTCACAGCGGCCGCGACGCCCCGCTCGCGCTGGCCACGACGTCGTTCGTCGCCGCCGACGACTCCGCCGCCGTGCGCGGAATCGCCGCGGACAACGACCTCGACGTCACGGTCACCGACCCCGGCTTCGAGGCGCGCGCCGACCACCCCGCGATGGCCGCCTACCTCGCCGGGGAAGCCAAGGAGGGCGTCGGGATGGGTGGCGCGCTCGCGTTGGCGGCGGAGGCCGGCGCCGACGGTGACGCGGTCCGTGAGTCTGTCGTCGACGTCTACGACCGCGTGACCGCTGCGGAGTGA
- a CDS encoding cob(I)yrinic acid a,c-diamide adenosyltransferase — MSDDADPAIGPQPIEAAVPEAFGLVQVWWGDGKGKTTAAMGMGLRAAGHGYRVHMLQFMKGGTASVEDVRGEYNAIAALPGFTYENSGHYGWHGFLDESADEEHEARARGGLARARELLDASRDVDGPLPLEGPADDGVHLLVLDEILYAANRDLVDPADVVDLAERKPPNLELVLTGGHEEPAYLLDSADLVTEVRKQKHPIEAGQGARKGTEF, encoded by the coding sequence ATGAGCGACGACGCCGACCCCGCGATCGGTCCACAGCCCATCGAAGCCGCCGTGCCCGAGGCGTTCGGACTAGTGCAGGTGTGGTGGGGCGACGGGAAGGGGAAGACGACGGCCGCGATGGGGATGGGGCTCCGGGCGGCCGGCCACGGCTACCGCGTCCACATGCTCCAGTTCATGAAGGGCGGCACCGCGAGCGTCGAGGATGTCCGCGGCGAGTACAACGCCATCGCGGCGCTCCCGGGGTTCACCTACGAGAACTCCGGGCACTACGGCTGGCACGGCTTCCTCGACGAATCCGCCGACGAGGAACACGAGGCACGCGCGAGGGGCGGCCTCGCCCGCGCCCGCGAACTCCTCGACGCGTCCCGCGACGTGGACGGCCCTCTCCCCCTCGAGGGTCCCGCAGACGACGGCGTCCACCTGCTCGTCCTCGACGAGATCCTGTACGCCGCGAACCGCGACCTCGTCGACCCCGCGGACGTCGTCGACCTCGCCGAGCGCAAGCCCCCGAACCTCGAACTCGTGCTCACGGGCGGCCACGAGGAACCCGCCTACCTCCTCGACAGCGCGGACCTCGTGACCGAGGTGCGGAAACAGAAACACCCCATCGAGGCGGGGCAGGGCGCGCGGAAGGGCACGGAGTTCTGA
- a CDS encoding HAD family hydrolase, producing the protein MQRTVTTSFDLFGTLVSADRPADPATAVADALRERDVSVPADWATAYREPQTDVPAGAERSLASHVAAVLDSRGVDAPGSVVEAATLAAFDRPVAVRDGARDAVDAASSTGPVAVLSNCSVPGLVERTLDRTDLADKLDAVVTSVDCGWRKPDPRAFEAVADALGVPTGELVHVGDDREADGGVEAVGGRALLLDDVDLTEIADRLEAGAWD; encoded by the coding sequence ATGCAACGGACAGTGACGACATCGTTCGACCTGTTCGGGACGCTCGTGTCGGCCGACCGGCCGGCCGACCCGGCGACGGCGGTCGCGGACGCCCTCCGCGAGCGCGACGTCAGCGTCCCCGCGGACTGGGCGACCGCCTACCGCGAGCCACAGACAGACGTGCCGGCGGGCGCCGAGCGCTCGCTCGCTTCACACGTCGCCGCCGTCCTCGACAGCCGGGGAGTCGACGCTCCCGGTTCAGTGGTCGAAGCAGCGACGCTGGCCGCCTTCGACCGCCCCGTCGCGGTCCGTGACGGCGCGCGCGACGCCGTCGACGCGGCCAGCAGTACCGGCCCCGTCGCCGTCCTCTCGAACTGTAGCGTGCCGGGACTCGTCGAGCGGACGCTCGACCGGACGGACCTCGCCGACAAGCTGGACGCCGTCGTGACGAGCGTGGACTGTGGCTGGCGGAAGCCCGACCCGCGGGCGTTCGAAGCCGTCGCGGACGCACTCGGCGTTCCGACGGGCGAACTCGTCCACGTCGGCGACGACCGGGAAGCGGACGGCGGCGTCGAAGCGGTCGGCGGTCGTGCGCTCCTGCTCGACGACGTCGACCTGACCGAGATAGCCGACCGACTGGAGGCGGGAGCGTGGGACTGA
- the cbiB gene encoding adenosylcobinamide-phosphate synthase CbiB, translated as MTAAAAIALAVVLDAAVGEPPTRVHPVAWFGNLVAPFDREWAHPLVVGASVAFLLPLVAAVAVGGLVALAGSVAPELAAGVAGLALFVSSSRRMLLGEARAVVGQTETDLDAARERLRSLAGRDAAELSPGQVRSAAVESAAENLADGLIAPLLAFALGALVSLSVAAAAATWVKGVNTLDSMLGYREKRVGTPSARLDDAVMWLPARLSALLLAASALDPAAVRCARSHADAPPSPNSGWPMATLAAVLGVHLQKPGVYDLPLGDAFPTVEESRRGVRVVGTAGLLATVLAAGVVAWS; from the coding sequence CTGACGGCCGCCGCGGCTATCGCGCTCGCGGTCGTCCTCGACGCCGCCGTCGGCGAGCCGCCGACGCGCGTCCACCCGGTCGCCTGGTTCGGCAACCTGGTCGCGCCGTTCGACCGCGAGTGGGCTCACCCGCTGGTCGTCGGCGCTAGTGTCGCGTTCCTCCTCCCGCTCGTGGCGGCAGTGGCGGTCGGCGGACTGGTCGCGCTCGCGGGCAGCGTTGCCCCCGAACTCGCCGCCGGGGTCGCCGGTCTCGCACTGTTCGTGTCGTCGAGCCGCCGGATGCTACTGGGGGAGGCGCGCGCCGTCGTCGGGCAGACGGAGACGGACCTCGACGCCGCCCGAGAGCGCCTGCGGTCGCTCGCCGGCCGCGACGCCGCCGAGCTCTCCCCGGGGCAAGTGCGGAGCGCGGCGGTCGAGAGCGCCGCGGAGAATCTCGCCGACGGCCTGATCGCGCCGCTGCTCGCGTTCGCTCTCGGTGCGCTCGTCTCGCTCTCCGTGGCCGCCGCCGCAGCGACGTGGGTGAAGGGCGTGAACACGCTCGACTCGATGCTGGGCTACCGCGAGAAGCGCGTCGGCACTCCCAGCGCCCGTCTCGACGACGCCGTGATGTGGCTGCCCGCGCGCCTGAGCGCACTGCTGCTCGCAGCGAGTGCACTCGACCCGGCGGCCGTCCGCTGCGCTCGCTCGCACGCCGACGCCCCGCCGTCCCCCAACTCCGGGTGGCCGATGGCGACGCTCGCGGCCGTGCTCGGCGTCCACCTACAGAAGCCCGGCGTCTACGACCTCCCGCTCGGAGACGCGTTCCCGACCGTCGAGGAGAGCCGGCGAGGCGTCCGCGTCGTCGGAACTGCGGGCCTGCTCGCGACCGTGCTCGCGGCGGGGGTGGTCGCGTGGTCCTGA